AACTGATGCTTTTCTTAAGTCTTAAAGTACTTGCCTGCAGTGCTAAACATCAAATGTCATTAAATATACAAATGTTTCGTAAGTATCGTGGCACCGTATCTGCAgtgaaaattacaaaaaaaagagactTACTTCTCATCACATGCGCAGCCATCTTTCATAGCTGCCTTGGAAGCAACCCAACGATTTACATGCGCCACTCAAAAGAGGTTGTTATCACATTGTATGACATGCTGGTGTCTGCTGACAAATGCCAGTGACATGACCCAACTTTGTGGTGCCGAGTGCAATTTTAGCGCTGAAATTGAAGGCAAATGCTTTTGCTTGCTTTGCATAAAGATGAATACACTGTGAGCATAGAATAGACCGAAACTGCTTAGTAGGCAGGTTGGACGACACTGCCCTAAAGCCAATAAATCCTACTAGAGTACATATGAGTGGTTGCTTTAAGCAGCCAATGTCGGCATGGTGAAACAAGCAAGCGACTTCAATTCTGCGAAATTTATCTGCAGTGAGTATTCCGTGTTAAGTTTTAAGCTGAACGACCATGCACAACGCAGCCAGTGGCCCAATAAATAGGAATGACGAGCGCATGGTATGAAAAGAAACAATGTCAGTGAGAATCGGGAACTAAAGCAGAAATGCTCGACCTAGAACAGCACCTGCTATCGATAACATATGCTGAATTGTAAAATCTGCGCATTGAGGGGTATACGCCCAGGACAGCAGACGCGTAATCATATGCTCCGGGCTTCTCAAACAGCTACAGAGCGATTTTCACCGCAAGAGACCTTGTGGAAGTAAATggtattaaaaaagaaaaacaaataaggGAACAGATGGGAAACCCTTCCTGCAGTGACAGCAAGGGGTTTTCAGTCAGATGGGGGCATGTAACAATCATTTCAACATTTTTAAAGGAAACAGGAGaatctaaaaaaaatatttgacaaAATTTACAATTCAGTCTTTACTGGTCTGAATAGAATACACACACAGTGGCCCACTGCTTATCGTTCACGAGTTAGGCATGTGTACTGTGTAAAAGATTTTCATAAGATGTATGCGGGGAGCGTAAAAGGCATGAAATACTGTGTGAAGGGTATGAAAACTGGCTTTGGGTGATCCCGAAAAAGCGCAAAAAATAAGTCAGTGACAACGGCTGGCCCAACAGACGAGTCGCCCAACATTGGCGAGATAGGCTTCACAAATGGCCTCATGTGTGGACGAGAAACAATAATAATTTTAGCAGTCAAGATTCCGTCCACGAAAATCATTTTAAGAGCACGCGCTCAGTGCTGCAGTACAAGCACACGCACTGGCAAGTTTCTTCGTTGTCACGGAGCTAATTTTCACCACTCTTTCGTTGCCCTAAGAAAACGGCCACCCCGGGTTCACTGTGCTTCGAATTGCCAAAGGCACGGCAGCACCGTACGTACGATGGGATCCCTCCACAGTATTTCACTATGAGATATGCAAAGCAAGCCTTTCTGTTGAGCCTGCGACACAACACTGGCATTTTCCccagtctctttttttctttgctgatagCAACAGGAGGCCGGCGACACAAGTCAAACCAACACACCACGATTGTAGCGTCCACTGCAACATCACTACAGATAAGTCTTGCAGGCACTTTTTAGATGGAGCGTGGAGAGGTGCCAGGACTCTGGCAGCACTGATGTTCGCATCTGCGCGGCTAATAACTGTCCGCGGCAGAAGCGAGACGGACATGATGACAACGTTGCACAAGGATGTCTGCCGTACAACAGCATTGCTGCACTCTCCCTCGTGCGAATGTTTCGTCCCGCGGCACAACACGGCAAGTTTGTCCCGTTCATGGCGACGATATGAGGCACGGCGCGCGGCACCGGCTGTAGCGAACTCAGTCCTTGCTGTCGGACCCCGACTcggagtcatcgtcgtcgtcgctgCTGTCAGAGCTGCTGTCGCTATCACTCTCGCTgctgtcgtcgtcatcgtcgtcttcgTGGTTCGCGTTGGGCTCGGTCTGAAGTGAGAGACGAAGTAAACTTATATGAACATCTAAgacagcaatatatatatatatatatatatatatatatatatataggagaaaCAAATGTAGGCATACAGATGactgtactgaaaaaaaaaaaaaagtattgtgcacTGAATATATTTAAATGTGGAGTGACAGTAAACGAAGCAACGTGAAGAATTACAGTATTTGAgatgagagttgggctagttggtgcaaacTGACTTCAGACATAACTAATCGGCACATAAAAGAACAATGCACAAAGTGAAGACAACAAACAGGACGTGGCGCATTAGTGCCATGTCCTGCCTATTGTCTTGACCTTGTCCACAGTCCTTTTATGTGCTAACTAGTTATTTCTGAAGTCAAGAATTACAGTATTTATTTGACACTTTCAACAATCCATTTAAAACTAGGAGATGGCCCAGCTGCAGAGTTCGTAAACGACACATGTGACAAGAATGACACGACGAATGCCAAAACTTCCGGTCACGTCAAGAACGCTTCTTGAAGCACATCTCGGCCAAGCGCTGTGCAGTGGCACCACGCTGTTGTCAAAAGTTTCATACATTTCCAAGAGCACCGCTGGCACCTTCATCCGACAGCCACTTTGATGATCTTTCCCACCAATCAGAGCACGTTTTGCAACTGCACGAGGTTGGCAATGAAGGTTCTCTCAGTAAACCCAACGGCGAAAGAAATACCCCACCATCCTTCGATGCCCTAGAGACAAAGATGGAAAATGTGCTGCAAAGATCGTGAAGTCCATCAATAAACAGACATTTAGCACCTCTGCCTCACAAAAACCAGGAAATTCCTCACCATATAGCACATGCAGTGAATCTGTTGCTGGTCTCTagtgtttctcgttttttttttcttggtactCAAAGTATGACACTGTAatgagcatttcttttttttttctgtgttcatttCAAAGGTACTTATCTTTTAAATGTTTATTCTGAATTTCTGTCAATCATTGTCGGCCTTTTTCATGTCCACCGCAAGACGAAGGCCTGTATTGATCTCCACTTCACACCATTTTGtgtgagccgattccattttatggttgtgaacttcttaatttcatcagtCCATCCAACTCTCTGCTGTTCTCGGCTGTATTTTCCATCTCTCAGCGTCCATTCCGTTAGATTACTCCAACTGACCACCAGTTACCTGTCCTACACATTACGTGGCTGGCCCAGGTACATTTCTTTCGCTTATTGTCAGCCAGAATATCAGCCACCCATTTTGTCGTCTGACCACTTCTGCTGTCTTCGATGTCTTAATGTTATGCCTATAATTTCCCGTTCCATTGCACGCTGTGTGGTCGTTAACTTTTTCTCACCTTTCTCTGTTATCCACATTTTGGCCCCGTATGCAAGAACTGGCTGTATGCAATGATTGTGTGCATTTCACTTTAGGGCAAGCGGCAGATTGCCACCGATTACTTCAGAATGCCTGCCATATGCGCTCCGGCACATCCTTATTCTTTGTTGAATTACTTTTGATGACCTGGCTCCACCAATAGTACCTGACATACGTATACAAACTCTTGTACAGACTCTAAAGCTTCACAATTTTACTGTTGTGAACAATTTTGTACATATATTAGGTGTTTTTAGTTTTTTACACAATGAAATATTTGCTTTGCAGCATATTTTTTCAAAACAGCATTTTGTTGCGTTCAATTCGGAGTGCTGCAATTATATATGCTAGGATAATTGCAGTAATAAAAATGTTCTTCCGAGATTATAGAAAACGATTGCTTTTTCACGCTAACGAAAGAGTTAAGCTTCAATGCCTCATCTTACACCTCCCAGTTCGTCTGTACcatgatcacttttttttttttcacataaggACAACAGCCGTGCTACCGTGATTGATATGGTGTGGCTGACAATGTGCTGTGCTACAAAAGACCTTAAGCCTTTTCAAAAAGTTCAGGAACTGATCTATACATACATCTGGCTTCACAAAAGTAATGCCTCATAGATTTATCTGGTATATGATATCCGATAACGTAGGTGTCGGTGGCAGGTGTACAGTAAAGCCTTGACATAGTGAACCTCAATTTAACAAAgttctaatgttttttttttatatccccATCTAAGGCCCATTGCAAAACCTTGCCTTTCTTTTGTGATTTAACGAGGTCATCTTACACTACACTGACGAAAAAAGTTTTGTGCTTCAGTGTAAACCTAAATTACCTCCAAAATTATGACCGGCATAAAAAGAAGGCAGCTGTTGCTGAAAGGTATGGGAAACAATAAACAGTGTCAAGTGTGCATACTGCGTTGTTCCGGCTGAACTTCAAGCTCCGCAGGGAAACAAAAAGCAATGTGTTCATGCCCTTGGAGAGTCTTTTGCGCTCATGGGAGTCAACAAACAGAGAGACTGTGGCCAACCACTTCAGGGAGGCAGGATTCAAGGAGCACATTTATTTGAATGAAGTAAGGTGTGAAGTAACtgatggaaacgaaagtatggCGTCCACCAAGGATGTCACTGACTAGTGGTAGCTGTTCTGCGATGAGGGTGGTGCTCCCAGTGATGTGACGCTCGAGGACTCTGTCTTCAGTGATGATTGCGCTGTAGCCGGACGGTGAAGCAACAATCCAGAGTGTCGCAGACACAGGCATCGAGGACGACAACTGTGATCAAGAACTCCGGGTGGCAAGCAGCACTGCTACACCGAAACCGATGCGCTGGATCTCCCATGCATGAATGCAGGTGTGCACTCGCATGAGGAGGCATTGGTAGCATTCTCAATCTACGGGCGCATCATAACCCCAACGCTTATTAACAAGCGGAAGATGAAGCTGACAGAGTTCTTCACTGCACCTGAATTGGATAAAATTGCTGCGCGTTAAGGTCAAATAGAAATTCAAGCGCCGTCATCATTGCATTCATGGGCCACTATATTGCATTCCTAAGCATGGTATCTAAGTCTCACTGATCTATCGAGATAACACTGTTAAGTTTTCTTTGTGGATAAATGCATTTATGCATGTTTGCTATCGGGCATTATGCTCTTTACACACGTAAGGACAGCCAGTGCCCTTGGAGGTGccattatacagtgaaacctcgttattACGTACCTGATGGGAATGCGGCGTAACTACGTACTAAActgtagtacgcattaaccagcaAGTACAAATATGCATCTCTTGACGTGCGCCATCGCCACGAATAAAATACAGTACCAGAGCAGATATTGCCTCAAGTACTCACcacaacgctttttttttttttccaaagtgcAGGAAAGATCCTGGCTCTCTTGCACGACAGTCCGATAGCGCGTGGTGGAGATGCCAAGGAGAATCTCAGAACTACTGCAGGGTCCGCGATACGCAGCAGCTGACAGAGTGAGAGCGGACAGTATCGGCTCGCCGTAATACATGTGTAGACGTCTGCATCGTGATCTGCCACTAAGCGAAAACTGACACGGTTTCAATGAAACACGGCACAGCCACCTGGAGCCGATCGTCCCAGGCGGCCACCATCACGCCTtcattctttcccgatgcttaacTGCAAAGGTATCGCCGCAATTGCGCAGAAGTCGGTATCATTGATCGATCGATCTCTGTGATTCTAGAAAAGATAGAAGATCTTTTGTGGCACATTTTGTCGTCGGCAAGTTCGGCGGTGCTGTAAACATtgatggcacaaaaagttatcgcggtacgcgcTGGTAAGCATAGGATGACCCACTATGACTTAAGCAGTCGGTGAATGCATTAAtatctatgagactcggtcggaaattcatcgcaactacgttttaaccgttagtatgtTTAAAGCGGGTGAAATTAACGAGGTCTGACTGTATCCAGAGTTTAACAGTTATTTTCCTCACATGTGGTCCACGAAGTGCCATCTGCCACGCGTGTTCTTATCTTTATTTGCACTGCTGAAACACACACACCTCGACTTAATGAAACTCGCTAGTTAATTAACAAAGGTTGTGGCTACAAGTAGGACTGTGTTGTATAAAGGTTTCGACTCACAGATGACCATCACAGATGACCCTGGAAGTGGCAGTAGTGCAGCTGGCAAAATGGTGAGGTCGCCAAAGCTAAGTGCTAAACCTATGTTATGTCTACCCAGTGACTTGGGCCAACCACTGACAACGAAAAATTCCAAGCCAGCCACTGCATGTGGTCCCTGATGTACTTTTAAGGAACCGTAAATATGCTACTCGAGGTATGAACACACAACGTGGTCCTAAGATTCTGAACTCCACAGCCGTTAACTATGTACTACCACAAAGGAAGGTGCCTGCTTGGCAGTAGGAGCTGGGCTTACCTTAACCATCACAGGTGGCGCAGCCAAACTCGGTGCTTCTTCTTTCTTCACGACGGGTGTCTGCAGCTTCTTGGAGGGTGGGACTTGCGGCTTGGGCACTGCTGCTGGCAACGTTGGGGCAGTCGGCTCGTCCGACTCGTCGCTGCTGGAGGAGTCTGAGGAGCCCGATTCAgactcttcctcttcttcctcctcatctGAGCTCGAATCCGAGTCTTCATCGTCGGACTTGGCCTTTTCCTCAGGTGCCCTCTTCTTCCTCaccgtcctcctcctcttcttcctcgtcatcatcttcgtcttcatcggaGGACTCATCTGAGCTGCTCTCTTCCGATGACGCATCCTCTTCCTAGAAAATGGAAGACAAGGAGAATGCACAGCATTATGCAACAGACCAAGATTGGTATGAGGAATGGGAGTCTTCAATTCGTAGTCCCAGACTGCCTAGGCCTGCCCAAGGTATTGTGCCTTTAGCCAACGAGCATTGCAAACAGATCTTGAGCAGTTCCTCGGCAGTCTGAAACTAAGAATCAAGGACACCCGGGATTAGTAACTTGAACCAGTGTAGAGCTATCTCAAGTTAGTGCAAGTGTTCTTTGCAGGCCCCTGACTTAAAATGTCATGGTCTTGTTGATGCACAGACACGCTGAATGTCTCAGACAGAAAAAAACTTTCCGATCACCTTGGAATTCTGAATTAACGAAAGTCTACTGTAGTGCAGTCTgcgcagggtgtctaccgagttgacttttctggattccctgagttttccaggttttccctgagtgcttttgctaaaattccctgagtgaagcagaactttgttttatgtcaaaatgggtagagaccatatcgctcagtgatgtcactctctaatacgcacgttagaaaataaaaacgacttaggtaatcccatttgaatagtacatagaacagttaaacctcaatatagcgaagttggtaaaagcggcaacttacttcgttatatcgaaacttcatTAACCTGAAATTCGACTTTTCATGCAAGGAATAGTtgctgaaggattaatcttaaactgaaaatgccacaagaatgctcaactaacatggcaacatgaaaaaacttttttttattttttgcatgaaaaaaaattaattctgttgagcctgaggtgcagcaatcacagttagatgccttgccagagtttcacatgtaaatacgaaacaaatgcgggtttaatgcactgtggaattgcgcttgttctgctgctgcgggttgtcaaatcctcgcgagtttcccagagcaatgcaacgcctttgctaccatgttgcccagccgaaccatttgctctccacgaacgcaaaacatcgaaaaccatcccacgttagaaaaaaagagtcagtttcaccgcgagagcaaaatagtaaatccgacagcaacaaagaggaattttatatgaatataggctagcagctcgctccttcaggaaacgcagccgctgcactaagagaagtaccctatctatggctcaggggcggattcagatacctaatgggggagggggggggtacaaaggctgaagcccccgctcagcagtgcattttggtgggtcacgcatatttacaacagcccagatgggattatggcggtgcctaagaagccttcgttgtaaatgtgcatagggaagcagaaaaaggtagagcgatgagaggtagagagcagggacaagattctctttaccccttagaataacagagagctgagctagttggtaagtattcattctaaaaagacggcgtttgtggtgtcctgacttctttcttgtgtccgtgtttgctcggcgtttgtggtgtcctgacttctttcttgtgtccgtgtttgctcggcgtttgtggtgtcctgacttctttcttgtgtccgtgtttgcacgccctgtctttttagaatgaactctttaccccttttgggcagtggcaagCAAAGCGACCTGAAAAAGGCGGCAAACTTAACAGGCAGCATGACAAAAaaaggtggacgacaggcactgaagggagggggctagggctggcttggggggggggggggggggggggggggcgatcgctgCTACGCCCCCCCCACCCTTTGGATCcaccactgctatggcttcaacggaagttttgaaATTAGatcacaacacctacaaaggtatgagccgtctgctgatccccactaaagataccgcggcgcacgcgaccacgcccgctggtacaaagtacgcacttcctgtcggactcacgcagcccccccccccccacctccccagcccgccggctcctatctccatgtgcccatcgcgcgaacgagacggtcggctcgtttcatctctgcttaagccccgttcgtcggcagcgctcgtgcgctttcactcgcgcgcggagcatacgacgcgcggggtgatgtaatcgcgatttcgacttgataaggaagatcatggcgaaggcaaaaaattcgcgtcggagtgtctatataattgctatcgcaaaaaaaagcaaaaatagccgcgggctaagatcgcatgaaaacacggcaacagcctgaattacggcacatccgattatggtggaaacgttactgctttccgacatcgcgcgccgaatcgagcaagtcgcgaatttcggtcgccactATGCcgtggctctgaaaagttttgtaattcggctttgtagcaaacatccacgtggtgtggctggtaattgcgagctgcagccccccaaaatatcggtcgactgcctataaaacttgtttcagcagtgccctcatcaggaaaacaggaaagaaaaaagccttcacttgctgtgaatggccCGTTAGTTActctagctctcgcctggaaatttattctattcttcacggagtcctaaatagcatccttgaagctcgggatcagagcgagtgagctctccgataacagccaacaagcgtcgtcgtttttctcgccgatcgggatggcttgccagataccggccttgtcgaagacatccgcttcctgaacgatcgcgatcgcttgcaagataactaaagctcgttacatctactgctaccgcttctacaactaatcatgcttgttacttgacacgcggcgataacaaaaacaccatatcgggcgcccAGATGAAAATGGCACGCGAACTTCCAGCTGGAAAGAGACGTTCCAGCTGGATTTCGAGCTGCGGAATTATCTTTTCCAGTTGGAAAATTTCCATTGCCAGCTGGAAATAACTGGAAATGGCAGTTTCCAGCTGGAAACAATCTCCACCCTAGGCGGTTTTCCAGCTGGAAACAACTGGAAATTGCTTTTCCAGCTGGAAACAAAATCCAGCTGAGGCAGTTTTCTAGCTGGAAGTAGTTGCTGCTGCTGGAAAGAACAGGAAATAGGATTTTCCAGCTGGAAATTGAACCCACCTAAATTTATAATAATTTCAGGGGTTTCACTTCCCAGaaccgacatgattatgagacccattgcagtggagggctcccgaaatttcgaatacatgggattctttaacgcgcaccgacaTCGCATAATACGCGGAcctctagcattgcgcctccatcgaaatgtgaccgtcgcggcaggatcgaacccacgtccttctGGTCAGGAGCTGAACACTAACCACCGTACCACTGCGGCTGCCCCACCTCAATTCTTTTCACCTCAAGCTTTTGGGAAAACACCATGGAAATAACATATACAAAACGAGCACTTTTCAGCTTAGAGTGGTTGGCTCCAGTGGGAGAGTTCACCTTGCACTTTGAAACCTTTGGTGTTTTGCCGCGCTagcgcacagcacgcgcgagaaagaatacagaactacaccgcgtagtcacagaacaccctgacaacattgcgcgatacgatgtgtcgtggttcatggttcccgcatgccacgcattagctggattctctcccacttcaccgctccgaaggcgatgacagcatcgaggtgcgccacttccccgcagccgcaacggccgtttgatttgaaaaatgcgttcacaaaatatcgagccagcgctaccgcgactttcgttgccataaagttactgtggattttccctgatgggagcagaatttccctgagttttccctgagaatttccagactacccaaaatccctgagaattcccggttttcccggtcggtagacaccctgctgcGTCTTCAGATGGTATCATTACATTGTGTACTGCAGACATTCCGATCAAAAACAGTGTTTTCACCATAATGGTGACAATCATACCTTGGCAAGAGCATTGAAAAGCTTTGAGTGATGCTTGTACAGACTCTTGTGGTCTAAAATGGTAAGTAATGCCTTACCGTTTTACATGAGTAAAACGGTAACATGAGTATTATTAAACATGAGTATTATTAAATGAAATTCACTGCAGAATGCCACCCTTTGTAAAAATTTGAATGCGAACAAGTCAGTGCTTTACAAAGACACGTGAAGAATTGTGTACAACCTTATATTCTTA
This window of the Rhipicephalus sanguineus isolate Rsan-2018 chromosome 2, BIME_Rsan_1.4, whole genome shotgun sequence genome carries:
- the LOC119383165 gene encoding uncharacterized protein LOC119383165 produces the protein MTPKSRKRMRHRKRAAQMSPPMKTKMMTRKKRRRTVRKKRAPEEKAKSDDEDSDSSSDEEEEEEESESGSSDSSSSDESDEPTAPTLPAAVPKPQVPPSKKLQTPVVKKEEAPSLAAPPVMVKTEPNANHEDDDDDDSSESDSDSSSDSSDDDDDSESGSDSKD